The window TATAATGAGCAGAGAATCTATTCTATGCAttgtaaacctttttttttagtagTTGGAGACTTTTGCCACGTCAACAGCAAGAAACGGCTACAAAAGGTTTTACTGTGTTATCCCTACAGTGAGTTTCAAAGGTGATGACTTTACAgcagttatttattaatttggcttaTTATTTCctcaacttgcaattatttgctcatttaaagAGGTGGGTGATCTTTACTAGAGCCGTTCAAGGGAACTCACTTGCTCAAACCTGGACCCTTAGAGTCTAAAGATTGCAACTCCAACCGCTATACTAGATGTTGGTGAAGGTCTGAATCAAGCCCCTCACAGTAGTGTTGGCCAGGCAGAGGCTGAAAACTGATGGTGGAGCAGGAAGACTGTTACCCCAATCTGCCCTAGCACTTTTAATTAGTGTTACAGCCACCAAATTAATAATTACCTCTGTTACATTCTCACAGATAAGTCAAGGTGTACAATTCTAAGTtgctatattttttctttatagcACAATGAGGTTATCCAGTGCTGCTGTACCTTCAAGAACTGCTCATTTCAGTATTAATGGACACACAGGAAAATGGGCAGGTGCATCAGCTTGGAGATTGATAATGGACTTGTCACAGCACAGTGCTGCTGCAGGTAGCTTGAAGGCCTCACCATGCCTTGGCTCCAAGACTCGATGTAGGTTTTTACACCTACTCGGCTTGTGTTGGTTTCCTCGTAATCCAAAAGCAAGAGCATCATGGTATGCATTTCATTGCTCTGTAGAGTGAATGGGTAGACACTTGTAGGTAGCTTACTGTTGTGTATCTTGCACTGTAAAGTCACCTtcaacaaaggtgtcagctgaacaaaattaatattgGCCTCTAATTTAAAAAGCTGACAAATGTTGACATTGTACTGCCGCATCTTGTAAGATAATTCAGTCCACACTTGTCACTATGCAGAATGTGTAACAGgaggaaattatttttccaaaaccAGCAGCTGGGCCTATAAATATGAACAGTGCTGTTAAGTCTTTTAATGTTCACAGGACTTTATTTGTGGCGACAAAGACAAATTACTGTCCAATTCTTTGTGGGTGGACTGCACTCAACATAACTTATTAGTTTTCTATTATTCATGCACATATTTTACCTTTAATGTTAGCTCAAATATCAGTCTGTAGTCCATTTGTTGAATAAAGAAGGAATACATTGGTCTTGCAAATTATAAGTACCATCCCCATACTTATTTCTGTGCATCTGTCTGAAGCCAAAcctcttgtttgttttcttccaaaatatttattcagatCAGACAATTTAGCCTTTGATTAGGAGAGCTCCTGGCCTTTGGCAGCTGAGGGGAATTGCTTTATTGGAAGCATATTTTGTTTACGTGAGGCCCACTtatgttaacaaaaaaaaaaaaaaaaaacccactctGAAACAGTCCATTAATTCAACAAACCCTGTAGCTCCTTAATTTGACCATACAAATCAAAAATACTTAGCTACACATCACCTCTAATTTACAAGCACATTCAAACTAGCTTTTCAGGTGCTTATGTTTCAAATTGTACAGCACTAAAATAGTCTGTATGGACACTGATCATATCTAAAACAAAAAGTGAGGTTGCCAGCACCACAGCTACCATTAATGCAGTTTCCTCCCAACAGTGCTGAGTTGGACTCAGTTGTAATACCTTCCTGAGACCAAGACATAGAGGACTTCATTTGTACATATATCAGTACATGGGTGATTAATAGAAAAGAATTCAAATTTACTCATAACTAATTCTTGCATAACTCaaagcttggggggggggggcttataCTTATATGAAAAAGCACAGTCTGTTCAACTAGTCCTTTCTCCTTATTCCAAAGACCTCCACCTGTTAAGAAAACAGTCCTGACACACGGGGAAATATTAACAACAAAGTTTAGATTTGGTTTGTACAGTTTTGGTTTTATACATTTGATAATACAATACTTTATAGTACATTACCCCTCTCAGACTAACAGGAACATTTTGGAACAGAACTGATAGACTGATTAGCAGTAGAACTGACCAATTTCAGGTGAACCgaaatcaaacatttatttacaattcaTTCAAACACCAAAACAGTACCAACTCCACTATATTCTACAAGTGCAAACTGCTCTAAATTAAAGAGAAGCTTAGAAAGCACAGTGAAATTacaaattagtaaatgtatatttagtCAATACTATCCTTAAGCAAAATTttcaaatacagtataacatCAGCAATAAATAAGAATGCAGAAAGGTACAAATGTAGTGTGCAAAACTTTCATGATTAAAAATAGCGGTAAAATGGTAATACAAATGGAGATACTCAGGGCACAAAAACTACCATACAGTTCATTCTTGTTTTGAAGCTCAGCTAAACTctgctttaaaaacagaaaaatgatagTGTCACatagtattttaaaaagcataggctttttttttttttaatgaaactagAAGGTACACTGATTTAACTAAACAGACCTACATGGTCTGTCACAATCAGAATACTTTAATATAGTGTAATTTAAACTACATTGCATTTTATCATCTAGGAATGTCTCCCTTGTTTTTCCAATTCAGcttcatgtaaatttaaaaagatagcggggggggggggaagtagTAGGAATAGGATCCCATTGAGAGAGCATTGCTGTCTCCCTCCTTGTGTCAGAGATGAGTGATTGTTGAGTTCAACACTCCTGTCCTGAAGTTAGATTTGGAGGCCTTTGTGAGTTCTTGCTGTAGAAAAATGAGATGAGGAATGTTAACAGATGTTAATTACCAAAATCTAGTCAGTCACTGCAGTTAAAAGCCACTTTCAGAATTGCAGGAGTTCAGGACACAGCATGTGAAGCAAGAGATTAAACAACAAGCTTTAATACCGTACTGGGTAccaagtacaggtggtccccgatttacgatggggttacattccgcaaaacccatcataagtcaaaaatgcatttaatacacacctctgcatgacagactgggagatgcagatcgctgcagctgcccagcatatcacttgcccagggcagcaaaaaaaaaaaagtatgctttctactgaatgcctatcaccagctcaccatcacaaagtaaaaatgtaagttgaaccatcgtagaTTAGGGACCACTTGTACTTTAACTGGTTAGTGTCAGTCCAATAATATAGGCAGCAGCACAAAGGCTAAGTTGTTTTGAATAGAGCAATGTTTTAAACAAACGCAACTACATCTTCTTACTCTGAAGAtttgattttatatttacaggGTAAAATAAACATACCTCCAGTCATTATTAACCGGTTGTTATTGCAGATGATTCTAAATATGATTCTTAGGTTACACCATTCATGTGTGCTCATAGctggtatttattcattcagtatcTTTACATTATACAATTTTTTAGGATTGGTTTTCCCAAAACAACTTTGCAGAAAATTCTGCAAACAGCAGCATACATTCTGGGTAGTGTGCCAGTTCTTATATCACTCATCTTGACTAATGAAATACAAGTATAGCATTATTGcttattgtaaaataaatatatacaattatatGCTTTACATGCTGTATAAACAATTATATGTGATAGactgaaaaatataacacacaTTGGTAGAAAAAGGCACTACAGATACCCAGCTGGAAATGTTTAAAGAACACTTTTTAGTATATTTGCTTAATATCATGAAATTCAAAGAAGCAGCAACACACAGCCTGGTCTGATGCTGCCATATATTACTATCAGTGTCAGTACTACAGCTCCCTGTTCTCTTGTAATAACACTTGTCAAAGTTAAGATTTTAGTGTTAGGCATTTACAAAGGTGTGGTTAATTGGTCATGCACTGTACAAATGAATCCTGAGATATTCAAATACCTGTGATGGATAGATGATTCAATGCTGACCAGTTCTTTCTATAACAAAATGCACAATTAGAAATTTACCTGATCAATCCCACAGTTTATACCAGTCAATGAGCTGCAGGTGGAAACTGATTCAGTGACAGTCATGTAAAGCCATTTGTTAACATGCACAAACAGCTTTACTTTAATGCCATATTGAATGTTTTACACAGATTTAATCATTAACACACACCAGTTAAATGCCCTGAATAATCTGACTAGACTGTGTGTTGTGGAAATGAAGTCAATGTTTTTAGAAAACTGGAATTACCGCAAATTCAGAATAGGTGCTGGCGACAGAGTTTATGCTGAAGTTACACTGTGGACTAGCCTTGGTCCTCAACGCACCACTCGGGATGGTTCTGGGGGTCTGTGCAATGTTCTCCTTGTTGCGCTCTAGAAGGCCACCATGGAGAGGCTTGgtgcgctgtggtgtccgcagagAGAACCCAGGCTAGAAGACGACAAAGAAATGCCATCATCCACTCTAAGTGcttttcaatttatatttttaaaaaaagtcaaataagcCACTAGATCAGCTGTCATTTCTTCACCAACCTTTGCTGAAAGAGGTGGGCGGGACATTGGCGAGTGACAGACAGTTCCTCCAAAAGCAGAGCGCATAGTGCTGTTAGGGGTAGCACCAGAGATACTGGAGGTGAAGTTGAGCTAGGGAAGATGCAGGGACAGTTAGTAGCATGGCAGGCCAAGCTTTCCTGTTAACATCTCCATGAACGAATACAGCGCAAAGTTCTTGAAGTCTGTTGTCAGGAGGTCTAACCATGCTTGTCAAGCATTCACTGTGAAAGGAAATCATGAAAAATATCCATGTGATTTGTGCTAGTATGGTAGTCCCACTGCCATGACAGGTTACTTTATCACCATGGTTAATAAAATTGTTACCTTTCGTGTTTTTCCAGGTGTATTGTTTCCCCCAAGCCTCCGTTTAGATGGGGTTCGGACAGCCGTGCCATACATCATGTCCTCCTCAATCTGCttgcttttcttcatttgctgtttgaaaAACAAGCACCAAACCATTTCCTATCTCAGCAAGAATGTTACTAtacttggaaaaaagtgaaaaaacttCCTGTTTGTGAAACACAGATGTTTCCTGACCCGCTCCATTCGTTCTCTCTCCTTCTCGGTCCGGTGGAGCTCCCACTGCTCCTCCACAAAGCGCAAGAACTTCTGTCCATTGACAAGGAACTCCCGGCCCTGCTCCTGCTCCCATACATCGATCTGGGCCTTCAGAATCTTTTCCAGCTTCACAGGGTAAGGCAGTAACATCAGCACAGAAAACGCACAAACTAAGGCAAATTATACTACAgaaacaaaatggaaatatgTGCAAAACCGATGGTCACCTTTGGCAAGTTTTTCTGCAAGTCAGCTCTTTGCTTCTCCTCTTTCAGAAGATTTCCCCCTCTATTGTTGAATCTCGAGGGATCTGTTGcccttttctgtttaaaaaaatttatgcagtaaaaataattaaaaactgaaaatttataGAGTAATTATTCCAGTTCTAAACAGGAGGATTTGCTCATAGCCTTCAAAGAACATACAGAGAAGAACTACATCCATCCATAGCTTCCTTTTTGGAAATGTACACTCACCTCTAGTTCCAGGAAGAGTTGCCAGCTCTCTTCCCATCTATGAACCCCCTCAAAGAGCTCCTTGTGGTCCTCAAAGTGCTGCTTAAGACGCATGACCTCAGCATCATGTAACTTCAAGAGGTCCTCAGTGAAGTTCTCTGTGTAAACAAACAGCTTGTGTCCAACTCATTGCTGCAGAGATCCTGTATGGAACTCCCTTTGCATTCCATTTTTAAGATATATCAAACTACATGTAGAACATCCAATTTACCATCATAGTATGGGGTGAAagcctgccgctccattttacTCAAGAAACACTTGTCCCACAAGGAGGCCAGCTCAGCTCGGATGGCCTCTA of the Scleropages formosus chromosome 7, fSclFor1.1, whole genome shotgun sequence genome contains:
- the LOC108942016 gene encoding protein regulator of cytokinesis 1-like isoform X1, which produces MRRSEVLASESVACLNKALGRLKDIWEEIGIPEDQRLQRTEVVKKHIKGLLDMMIAEEENLRKRLMSSIEMCRKELDSLCGELHLPPFEEEEGSTMLQLEKDIRTRLEVMMKQKSQRMQELKTLQEQDQELCDILCTSSYSIDYNVVPTLEELETFRKHIAGLTAEKERRHKEFVGIKKQIILCMEELEQLPDTSFERDVVCEDEDAFCLSKENIKALKLLLNQLEDRKAENEAVCNAYRRQIQELWDRLQIPEEQRDALSEHMISSKKKNMEALEAEVQRLEQLKLENLRSVIEAIRAELASLWDKCFLSKMERQAFTPYYDENFTEDLLKLHDAEVMRLKQHFEDHKELFEGVHRWEESWQLFLELEKRATDPSRFNNRGGNLLKEEKQRADLQKNLPKLEKILKAQIDVWEQEQGREFLVNGQKFLRFVEEQWELHRTEKERERMERQMKKSKQIEEDMMYGTAVRTPSKRRLGGNNTPGKTRKLNFTSSISGATPNSTMRSAFGGTVCHSPMSRPPLSAKPGFSLRTPQRTKPLHGGLLERNKENIAQTPRTIPSGALRTKASPQCNFSINSVASTYSEFAKELVSIESSIHHSKNSQRPPNLTSGQEC
- the LOC108942016 gene encoding protein regulator of cytokinesis 1-like isoform X2, whose amino-acid sequence is MRRSEVLASESVACLNKALGRLKDIWEEIGIPEDQRLQRTEVVKKHIKGLLDMMIAEEENLRKRLMSSIEMCRKELDSLCGELHLPPFEEEEGSTMLQLEKDIRTRLEVMMKQKSQRMQELKTLQEQDQELCDILCTSSYSIDYNVVPTLEELETFRKHIAGLTAEKERRHKEFVGIKKQIILCMEELEQLPDTSFERDVVCEDEDAFCLSKENIKALKLLLNQLEDRKAENEAVCNAYRRQIQELWDRLQIPEEQRDALSEHMISSKKKNMEALEAEVQRLEQLKLENLRSVIEAIRAELASLWDKCFLSKMERQAFTPYYDENFTEDLLKLHDAEVMRLKQHFEDHKELFEGVHRWEESWQLFLELEKRATDPSRFNNRGGNLLKEEKQRADLQKNLPKLEKILKAQIDVWEQEQGREFLVNGQKFLRFVEEQWELHRTEKERERMERQMKKSKQIEEDMMYGTAVRTPSKRRLGGNNTPGKTRKLNFTSSISGATPNSTMRSAFGGTVCHSPMSRPPLSAKPGFSLRTPQRTKPLHGGLLERNKENIAQTPRTIPSGALRTKASPQCNFSINSVASTYSEFAQELTKASKSNFRTGVLNSTITHL